The Sparus aurata chromosome 14, fSpaAur1.1, whole genome shotgun sequence region TTAGGTGTGGTCTCAGATCACCTGGTTTTATCCTGCATATACGATTACTGAATGAAAAACATTCACCAATATatcaatcaattaataaatcaatcaatctttatctATATAGCGCCAAATCACAAAAACAGTCATCTCAAGGCACTTTACACATAGAGCAGGTCTGGACCTTACTCTTTAAAGAGACCCAATATTAGAACAACACCAGAAGATTTTTTATTAGCCAAAACGTAATAActttttggtgcatttttcaATGTGTTAATACACTCATAAGCAATTTTCAATGCATATCATGGCAATATTAGCATAATTCTGTGTGAAATTAAGGAACGAGTCAAATTTGATTGTTTAAAATGAGGCTTGCTAGCTTACTACCAagttagctaatgttaactAGCACTATAATGCTGACTgctaacactgacgttagcATAGCATGATTGAGTACATTTATTAATTGCATGGATCCATGATTAATTGCATGTAACGTTATTTAGCTTCAGGTGAGGTTATCTTACCTGTACATTCTTGCGCAGGTTGGAAGCAGAGTTTGTAGGTGGATAGCTGCGTCTCTTTCGGCATACAACGTTTAACGTTACATTTCGTGATGAAATTGTTGTCATTCGAGGACTTGAACTCAAAGAAGTCCTTTAAGTATGGCCATGGATTGGCTTCACGTTCTCCGTGCGTGTCCCGAATTCGACCCTTCTCCATCGATACACTTGTCTCCATCGATACACTCGTCCCCATCCGCCTCCATCATCTTTTAGCTAGCTCCTCTGTGGCAATAACATCTTGACATTTCTGACCTTCTGGCGCTGCAGTTGTCCAGACCCAATCAGATGGACAGTTACTGCCACGCAGACGCGGTGCAAGTtcatctatttttcttttttttaactatgTAACGGAAGctatttaaaatgtaacaaagtaAATTACTTCCAACAAcatgtacttaagtaaaagtaaattactgattttaaaaattactcaaaaaagtacaagtacacaaaaactactcaatTACAGTAACGAAAGTAAATGTAACTCATTACTTTCCACTCCTGCCCATAGACGTACAGACGGGACAGAACTCCACTGATACTACACAAAACCAACATTTGTTTGCAAGAAAGTGAAATCTAGAGGAGATACAAAGATGAATTGGATTACTGTCACAATACAAATACAGAGAGTCACCATAGGTTTTGCAAAGTGCCATGAAAGTTTCAACGTGAATTCTTTTCAAGAAAGTCcatgacaggaagtggaaggtCCTCTGTTAGTTGGCATGGAATGacaaacatgttgatgttttttcagtgtATATTGAGTGTAATGCTTTATAATAAACTTGTAGctaaagaaacataaattaaaatgttgctttCAGTTTTTCTGGATCGGGCTGTGTGATGATGACCGGAAAAGCTGGAAGTGGTCACTGTCAGACACCAGCTTCTACAGATACGGGGAGACCGAGTTCAGAAAGTGGATGCCTGGACAACCAGCCCACTATGACCATGGACAGCACTGCACAGGGGTGAATGATGATGGACTATGGAACGACCATAGTTGTAAAGCTCGCTATAAGTCTGTCTGCATGGATGTCAGAGGTAAGAAAATCAAGTAGTAAAGTTTAAAACATACCAGTTCAGTTTGCTGAGCTCTCTCTCATTATTTGGGCCGATACAggatcagtcagtcagactTTATTCACAGCACCTTCCATCAAACACGCTTCAGTCTCTGAGTCACTCAGATGGAGACGTGGCCGCAATTCAGCTGTTTCAGATGATAAAACTCAGATCTGGCAACTCACCCCACatgaaagtaactgagtacatatACTCTATTACTATGGTACTTTATTTACTACATATGTAACTTTATAACTCCACTGgatctcagaggaaaaattatgtttttgaatCGACTTCATTTACTCAACAGCTCTAGTTATGTGTTACTGTTCAGATCAATAtgtatattaaaaaacacatgtgaaGCTTATAAAATACAACGCGTTGCTATCAGGGATGGGTacctttcacatttgaaccgATACGGTACCGATACTCGGTACCAGCGAATCGGTACCGGTATATATCGGTACCTGTTTTTGGTACTTTTTTGCGTATATGTGTGGTAATTAAAGCtattttgaatataaaaaaatagtcaaaacttCTGAATTTTTAATACTTGTTGAAGTGTCTAtccatggtcacattatgcttgatttttgatgatctaagtactaataataacaattatgccgacaaaaaattaacaaagtctgcaaatcaagataagaaactgcagcagcagtgaacctgctttcttttttcagcagAATAGAAATATACTCCAtgaagaacattataacatatgatattgtataaaataacatttaattacagttaaaaaagagtaaagttgcagtgggctacttttataaatatgcaccatatatagttttaattatcattattattattattattagtagtagtagtagtatttttctgcatattcttgactttgaatgggagcatctgTAACGCTGCAGTTTCTCGTCGGGcatcaatgaagtatttctgattctgactcatatattatgaagtcagttatttaaacttaaatttaattaaacaagttgacagtatggtagacagatgtcacatttacatgtctggatctggttattatagacacagattcaatatttaactgtcatgtatcatcacagtaacagcgttacatacattagcagctataaacactcgtaaaaacattataaaaatacatattgtggttTGGTGCAGACTTGTAGACTGAACATATAAGAAGTAGTTAATGTTTATTATCATCAAAGAACgttacgttgtttttggttcgtatctgtttcctgaatatatccgtaggtgtgtgaatgtgtaaatgagaggcattaacttatggcactttgtagaagtgagctttagcctcctgactaccaggaaaaaaaatattgtccaatcacatttttttttaaattccccaATCTTTGTGAGGTAATTAgaagactgaaaacattttctttgaaaaaaaagcttttatttttgcgaTATCATATGTCCATGTTACGACCCTCTAGTAACAGTCCACTACAGTGGACATTGGAATGCcatgtgaaactgaaccttgatggcaaccaaggtgcttctgagaatgactccctttcttttcatttgaaaaaacagaacaaaatggaggaaataactacaaatgtccactacagaggacatttttaaacacttaaatactatgctaaaatacagttaaaaaaattcagacaatgttttaatgtgttgttaagaGACTTATATAGAATatgccaacaacatttcaagccaaaatttgctcaataaaaagtattatgtGCTTACTTTTCCCCttcccataaaatgtgcttgccattttcctaaatgaggaagagaaaggtaccaaagccccaccccttcacatttggtatcattgaaaagccctaaatgtcctctgtagatagcaaaaggagttaatttagtagtataaagtgggtgggagatattcaggtttagaaatgtcctccacagaggacaaatttgaactactggtagtcaggaggttaaaaagttctattcattgactcgtattagttcacggggctgagctgcctcctccaatatggcggcgatgttgacgtacggtccagcgctcaatgaggcgtctatgtatatatgtctatggtgcgacccacagctggggagtttcaaaaccaggaaacagctgatcacagcagtcagtccatcacttcatccgtggacgtcaagatgagcaactggacagccgctgacaGCTCTGTCTACTGGAGCTTCTTGTCATGTTtcacatgttcatgtgttgttAGTTTCAGCAAAGAAACATTTTCCCACTAAACTTCTCACATGGTGACGTCCAAAGAAGTCAAATGATCAATGTTTTATGTAAAAGTAAATATTGGAggaaagttaaagaaaagaaaagctgaaaacagatttATGTATCggaaggtttttcttttctttcctctcccatcAACCATGTGACGACCCCTCAGATGTATCTGGCGACCcttgttacgaccagggcctaggggaaaccctggtgcaacaagagTGTGAGACTCCCCTCCTCCCATCctccaaacaccaccagcagcgagcATTTTTTAACAtagtttattcaaaacaaacatattttcgaCAATCatgcatgctggcagtctgggtCAATGGAGGAGAGTCCATAGGAACTGGgaggagccggcctttaaacccatggctccaggaaagcagccaatcagctccacaGGGCAACCTacaatcagacacacctgcaaccaatctcacacactcatactcacacaggtaaaagagggatattaaaaacagacaactagaaacatttatgaccctctagggtcgtaacagATGTAGATTTTAAGGATGTGATTATTAATATGGAGAGACGGTGTAGAAATACTCAGTAACATTTATTAAGATGATCATGtcttccatttttattttacaaattcATTAATTCAGTGGATTTATAATGCTGTGAATTCTGCCACAGACACGACGTGGATGGTAAACTGTATGTTATAGCTCCTCTGCAcagctctgtgctctgttttcaGGGCTGAATGTGAAGTTTGTCTACATCGCAACTGACATGACCTGGACTGAGGCCCAGAGCTACTGCagaaaacaccacacagacctggCCAGTGTGAGGAACGCAGCAGAGAACCAGAAGGTAGATGATGTGATACCTGCAGAACAATCAGCCTGGATCGGCCTTTTCAGGGACTCCTGGAAGTGGTCGGATGGAAGTTTCTCCTCATTTAGGTACTGGGCTCCAGGTGAACCTAATAACGTTGGTGGGAATCAGGCTTGTGTGGTGGCAGGCTTGGGTGGAGATGGAAAATGGTCAGACGATTCCTGTGACAACAAGAAACCGTTCGTTTGCTACAGTGAGTGTTAACTGTTGATTACACTAGTATTTATATTTggagtttgttttaatttagcaTCAAATTAATGagaatgtaacaaaaaaaacctcaaaacatAAAGTCatggacagaaaataaaatgtaaactcTCCTGATGTGTAAAGTTATCAGACAGATGACACAGATGGAGGATAGAAGCACagtttcactgtcagtgttcaaactgatgaatgtcaatattcatatgaacatattttttattttttagctaCGATTTCAAAGCACATAATCAAAGTGCGTCTGGTGAGAGAGGACTCTTCTCTGGATCTCAACGACCCTGCTGTGATGGAACAAATGTTGAAGGAGGTAAATCAtgttggacctttttttttttaaattttatacacaaacaacaaattcaAATAGAATCAGAACTCAGCAGAACAAGAAACAGTGTGAAGAGGCAGGAAACAGATCAACATGACATGAGCTGAGCATCGTGTAGGAAGCTGTGCACGTACAGATGTGCAGGATTAAAGAGTGTCGTTGTGCCACTGCAGGCCGACTGAGGCAGAACTGTGACTCGTTCAGAGTCGACGCTCAGCACAAACTTTACTATCAGTTTTAGAAAAGCCAGAGCCTTTAcaacagaagagagaggaggagaaagtcagAAAGGTCAACAGGCCAACAGGTCGACGCCATCTTAGGGAACAGAACATGTGAATGTATAAATGTGATGCAGAGCTCCtaaaatagtggaaaatatAAAGAACATGCAGAATGTAAAATCTCTCTGTGAGTGATGATGCTGAGGAGTTTTTATCAGGTCCAACAGAGGCTGGAGGACCAGGGGGTGAAAGGAGATGTCAAACTGAGCTGGAGGAAGCAGGCAGATGGAAAGGTCTTccacaaggaggaggaggaggagacaaagaagaagaagacccgTCGCAAGAGGGACGagttttaaaggggcactacgtagttttggagaaggaattcaaactcataattttaatgtttacaatattaatgaggcaataataTAAACATCAGGgaatcaacaagctgttctcagaggagaagaaggtcccagaacagtgtttgaagctagagaggtggcagggtccgccacatataacagagtcaaacagtataaactgtgttttcctttaagatcagtttgtttattcagtcatgaaaacaaagagagtttgtttatttattttgttgaggcagaaaataaaatcagccaatgaagatctttctctgctcattaacatttcttcaccaaaactacagaatgctcctttaatgttgaaTTTCTGTGATTCTTCCTCAGTATCCTCATGTCATGTGTCAGAATAGACCTGCAACATGTGGATGAATTGATCATTCACATTAAATATTTTGATCATCAGTTAATCCTTTTAGTTATTTGTCGagtaaacaaaccaaatattctctggttctagcttcttaaatgtgacgatctgatcttttcttttcatatctGATCATAAACTTATTAGatctttgtgtttcagactgTTGGTCGATtataacaagacatttaaagtgatCTCATTGGGCTGTGGGAACTTAAAACAGACTTTATTCACTCTATGAAATACTGTGTgattagataaaatactgtgtttaggtaaaatactgtgtgtttagataaaatactgtgtttagataaaatactgtgattagataaaatactgtgtgtttagataaaatactgtgtttaggtaaaatactgtgtgattagataaaatactgtgtttagataaaatactgtgattaggtaaaatactgtgtgattagataaaatactgtgtgattagataaaatactgtgtttagataaaatactgtgtgtttaggtaaaatactgtgtgattagAGAAAATACTGTGTTTGGATAAATGACTGCAGGTTAGATGAGATGAGAGTTGACTGGAGGAAACTGcagtgaagaaaacattaaaaagatgaaCTTTAAagtctttgtttatttcagcGTTGAAGTGAGGCGGgcacatgtgattggctgacagaTGACGGGGGCGGTGACATCACCACTGTCAATGAAATGTGAAGAATGACAGAATGAAATAAAGTGTGTCCTTataaaaagtgtgaaattaaataaagtctcttatgaaatgaaaataatatccagtttatgtttttatgaacGTAATGATAAATTAACAATTTAAGGCAAAAGCTCAACAATAATGAAGCTTCCGGTGAGAGTTTATAGAGCCTCCACAAAGGCTGGCTGGTCATAATGTGTTTAACTTCACATTTAGGCTTTAAAGAATAGGATTTGGTCTGATTTTACTTTTGCTT contains the following coding sequences:
- the LOC115595601 gene encoding C-type mannose receptor 2-like codes for the protein MDAVLLLIMAASGLSAVSSQVRHQYHFVYDLRNMTEAQKYCRERYTDLATIDNMEEVKILKDMAATSQFFWIGLCDDDRKSWKWSLSDTSFYRYGETEFRKWMPGQPAHYDHGQHCTGVNDDGLWNDHSCKARYKSVCMDVRGLNVKFVYIATDMTWTEAQSYCRKHHTDLASVRNAAENQKVDDVIPAEQSAWIGLFRDSWKWSDGSFSSFRYWAPGEPNNVGGNQACVVAGLGGDGKWSDDSCDNKKPFVCYTTISKHIIKVRLVREDSSLDLNDPAVMEQMLKEVQQRLEDQGVKGDVKLSWRKQADGKVFHKEEEEETKKKKTRRKRDEF